From Daucus carota subsp. sativus chromosome 6, DH1 v3.0, whole genome shotgun sequence, the proteins below share one genomic window:
- the LOC108224448 gene encoding uncharacterized protein LOC108224448, with the protein MSVDNSSWQKGVRFCPDRFISRQDLISWKAKLDYEVMPGLREEISRKSLDFMDVREINSDAIVVLFKDLLVGDKSIYRTVFGLSLCFCVPENDLHDSKKRAASHEVECSSDNSTPQASESGSKKKNVS; encoded by the exons ATGTCTGTGGATAATTCCAGTTGGCAAAAAGGTGTAAGATTTTGCCCAGATAG ATTTATATCTCGCCAGGATCTCATAAGTtggaaagccaagctagattatGAAGTCATGCCAGGATTAAGGGAAGAG ATATCAAGAAAGAGCTTGGATTTTATGGATGTAAGGGAGATCAATTCAGATGCAATAGTTGTACTTTTCAAGGACTTGCTTGTTGGTGACAAGAGCATATACAGAACAGTTTTTGGTCTCTCTCTTTGTTTCTGTGTCCCGGAAAATGATCTCCACGATTCCAAGAAGAGGGCAGCTTCACATGAAGTAGAATGCTCTtctgataactcaactcctcaGGCTTCTGAAAGCGGaagcaaaaagaaaaatgtaTCGTAA